From the genome of Solanum stenotomum isolate F172 chromosome 5, ASM1918654v1, whole genome shotgun sequence:
CCTTCTACTTTTGAAGGGTATTGTGATGCAACCTGGATCTCTGATTCAGATGAGACAAAATCCACTAGTGGATATGTGTTCACATTAGGTGGTGGTGCAGTATCCTAGAATTCAACTAAACAGATGATCATTGCTAGATCAACTATGGAATCAAAGTTTGTAGCTCTGTAGCTGGCTAGTTCTGAGGCTGGATGGCTAAGAAAATTCTTAGTGAATTGTTGATCCCTTTAATAAAGGATTAAAAGCCAGCTGACTCCTTTGATTAAGGATGAATTGTTGATCCCTAGCCGCAATTGCTATTGCGAAGAATAAATCTTATAATTATAAGAGCAGACACATGAAATTGAGGCATGATGTCATGAAACAACTGTTCAGAGATGGAGTAATTTCCATTGATGATGTGAAGTCAGAATTGAATTTCAGTCGATTCACTGACTAAACCCGTGGGAAGAAAATTAATTCTTCAGACCTCAACAGAAATGGGTCTAAGGCCAATTGATTGTCAATAGGGTAACCCAATCTATGTGATTGGAGATCCCATGAAGTAGGTTCATATGGGTAATAACAAGTCGATATTGACTCTGCGCACTAACTGAGAGTGTTTGAACTGCTACTAAAAATGAGGGATGAGTTATTAACTCTTAATGAATTCATAGTCACCAATTAAGGATGGTGTATTTAAAGCAGTATACACTTGATGAATTCACATTTATGAGAAGTGGAGTGTGGTCGCTCCTATGAGACTTTGGCCTAGTCTCTAGAGCTCTCATGAATACCAGGCACACGTATGGCCTATTGGCGCAAAACCGCGTTGAACAACAAAATTATTGTCGTCAAAATGTGATTGGTAAAGTTTCTGATTTACAATAAGAATTATTAGTTCATAGAAATATTATATTTCACCAGTAATTctgtaaattaaattttatcgaTCTAAGTTTGGTTCATAGTCTGAAAGACACCCAACCTATTGCATTTTGTCCTGAAAATACAACAAcgtatatttttataaaatctttTGAAATAAGTGGGGGATTGTaagcaaatattttatttcaaaagattATTTTAGTTACTTGGAAAAATGACAATTACTTTTATTAAGGCAAGATTTTTGTCCATCTTACATCCAAATGTCTTCTTGCATATAAAACTTTGGACAAGTGGCATATCATTTCTTTGCTAACACTATAAATTCTACTCTTTTGTTCTTTTAGGTACACGGAGAAATGAACAAACATTCTGCCTAATTTTATGAATCTCACGTTTTCATCATTTCTCTTCTTATGGttactttaattaattattttggctTTGTTATTTATATCCCCTAATAACTTGctgatattaattaatttgttgattCATGTATCCTCTATTCAAGATAGGGAAGGCTTGTTTAATTCTAGGGAAACATTTCACACCGTTGAAATAGGTTCTTAGGACAGTGTCCAGCAGGACTCAAGTATTAATTTTATGcactattattatttatcatcgtaataaatatttatctattttcagGATTACTTtttgttaaataataaattatattattattgtgaaATTTCAATTATTTCCCCAACACCTACGATCCATAGGTTGAACTTGTAGATCACTGCATCAGTGtcaaaaatgaaacttttcCTTTCCAATCTGACTTAGCAATTTCCGAGGTATTATAAAATCATTCAAGCATTAATTGTAAACTAGCATCACATCCTCCATTCTAGTCTTTTTTTCATCTCTATTCGTCAACTGATTAATTACTTGTGTCTTATTATCACTACTAGAGTGAAGAGTCTGTCTACACATTTGTACCTCTAACTAACAAATTGGGCATCATGGATGTTGATAGCGCATGATAGTGAAGATGTAGATGTAAATTTGTGTATCTAGACTATAGTGTTTGatctaaacaaaataattaattggtgTATTATTTTCAAGCACGGTAGCAGTTTTATTGGCAATTGttatttgcttgtaattgctCATCTGAATAGACCTTGTCCTTAAATATAATTTGAGTTTTGTCTGAGTTTGTGATCTTCCTATCAGAAATTAGTACCTCCTGGCTCCTGAAATGTGTTAAAACGAAAGTCACCTACAAAATCAAAAGCTtaagttaataaaataattaatcagcCAGATTATTTTCCTTTATTAGAACATGACTAAATGTACCATCACCCAATTTGTATATAGTTATATGTCATGTCCCGTCACTTTGCCAATCAAATTTTGCACCCGAATTAGTAAGACTCTAAGTTTGTGACATATAACACTAAATAGACACTATTATTataaaagattaaagaaaaaagaagaagaggaagtcATTAAAAGAGAACTGAACTTGGATAGttgttatattttatgtgttacAACTATAactatgttattatttttattataaaaaaatgtctTGGTCCAAAAGTATTAAtagtgtttatttttttcttttttaaacttttgCCGGAGTGAGAGACTTGAGGATTCTCTCCTTGTAgcatttttttggaaatatttaagatttttttaatattaaaactaTAGCTTCCAAACAAGATGGAAAGAATCAATTTTATGaagaatttttttctcttttatcctATAAAAAATCAATACATTGTAGGAGATGTATGCAAATAAATTAGAGTTATCCTCAATGTCACATTTTTACAAACTACGTGttccattttctctttgtaTAACTAATCTCCATGGCCTTACAAAAAGCAAGGGAGCACTTTAACCTCCCCCGAAAAAGCACaatgaaattatattattatggaAACATAGTTTAATGTTTCTAGTCAACGGACATGGTTATTGACAAGAACTTATTGAATCCATCATTTGATCAACTCACAATAAAGTAAAAGTTACTCAACCAAGAGCCTTGATATTCTTTAATAGGGTAGGTCTATTATGTTCACAGGAATCCGCCATGATAAGTCGTTGTGACTTGTGAGATAGATACGGCTCAAAGAGGAAAAACTCAACATGTTTTCAACAAAATATTGAAGAGATCAAGTGATTCTAATACCTTTATGTTGTCAGTTTCCCTTGGACTACTACCAATCAGATAGGAGAATTTTAATGATCATGATCCAACAAGACTTGTAAGAATCTTGACACTGAATACTGAACTTCAATTGCAAAAAAGAACAAGACCAACAAcaccaacaaaaacaacaatcatcaaaaatataaatgaacCTCAATGTTAAGACAGAGCAACAATGTCTCCCTCTGTTTTGGGGTGGAATAAGGGTGCTGGAGATGGAAAAGATGGGTGGTGATGTAGTGATCATCAGCAGGACGGGTGGAGATGTCATTCTCCATTCCCCGTGCAGTGCCAATGAGTTCTAGTTACGGGAAgagtcttttatgaaaaaataagttcCAATACTCAAAACGACCTAACAGCTCGTTACAAATCCTTCTTTTCAAAGTTAAATAGGAGGACTAGGGAAGTgaaaagagaaatgatattGAACCCACAGCGGAAGACTGATCACTCTCAATTATTATGTGGCTGACTATACTATAAGCTTGGTGAAAGCTGGGAGTTCAGCACAACCTTCGCAAAATTTAACTGTGAAACACGCCATCAGTTTAGACATGTCAAACACAATGCAATAATTTCCATTTTAGCAACACATCAAACATGCTATTGATGTATAATTTAGTACACTAAGCATGGCAGGAGAAATGGAAGCAACACATGTGTGTAACAAGAACCACTAGTTTTTTCCGCTACCACTAGCACTGAGTCATCATATTCACGGCCTTTTAAAATGAGGTTCATTCAGGCCAATGAGGCTCGACATATTTTATTAAGACACTCTCTTAATATAAAGCATCCCCTTGAAGTAATGGGACACTTAACTCCCATTCAGAAGGGAACCAATTTTGTGATCAAGGTGTGCTTCATGGTCTTCAAGTCGACCTTTGATTGCATCATTTTCCCATCGGATTAAGGTTGGAACCCCTTTGAGGTTGAACCTCCCATCTACTCGCCGTGGGTGCTGTGGAGTCCTCCAAGTAGGTCTGTCCCCGACATAAGCCCTCAGAAGTGCTATATCATCAGATGATGCTTCCAGTTTCTTGTATATCACAGGTTCAGCTCTTACACAATCTAATACAAACAGAAAAACAATGTCATATAAAATCACATACTTACACAAATTGTAAAGATTGAGCTATCGCTTGATTCATTCACCTGCAGTGAAAACTGCATGCAGGTCCAACATAATACAATATCTAAATATCAATCGAAACAATTTGCACAAAAGCCTTCCCTCCCCCAAGACAACACGATTGACTTGATGCTAAGCAAATGTATGCAATAAAATGCCACAAACACTGGCAAATGCAAAGCTGATTTAGTGTTAAGTTAGACTGATCTAGAAGAACAACTTCAGATCTCCATTAGGAGGGGCCTAGAACAACTTAGAAAAAGCAAGCACTCCATGTTTAAGATTGAATTTGTTAAAATGGTATAACATTCAAGCCTCAAACCAGAAATAATAGCACAATCATGCTTGTGCTCCTGTTTACTTGTTTACTTAACGAATAACTGCTACATGTTCAAAATGaaacaatgaattaaaaaatatttttgaagataattttttgagaaagttaacatTTTATAGACAAAATACACCAATAGTGTATTCTAGTAGTAGCTACATCTGGAGTTTACAGTAAGCAATCAAACAGGGACAATCTTCCATCCATATTGTCCACCAGATGCAAACagggacaatcttccatctctctTTGTGGCCGGACATATTTCCTTCTCTATTCCAGCATGTTAGAGCTTCGGAGGTATGCCTTGGCATGGACCAACTGATACCCCTTAAGTTAAAAAACACCTGCCACAGTTTCTCTGTCACTCTACAATGGATGAAGAGATGCTTTGTTGTCTCTATTTCTCTTTCACAAAAAAAACGTCTGGAACATAATTGTCTTCCCCTTTTCATTAGATTGTCCTGAGTTAGTACTGCTTGTCTGGCTACTAACCAAGTGAAACAAGCCACCTTGTGAGGTACTTTAACTTTCCATATCATCTTCCAAGGCCATGGTAAGAGCATTGCACCTAGCCTATCAAGGTGGATTTACTGTGAATTTCCCATTATTGGCCCTCAACCAGTgtagattatcttcattaggtTGAAAGTTGATGGCCTGCTCCAGAGTATTGTAGAAATCTGTTAGGCTGTCAATCTCCCAGTCATTCAACATTCTCCTGAAAGAGAGGTTCCATCCATGGTTGTCCCTGACATCTGCTATTGTTGCCTCCTTCTGTTGATTCAAATTATAGATCACCGGGTACAACTATTTTAAGGGATATTGACCAACCCACACATCATTCCAGAATGATGTCCTCCTTCCATTTCCTATACAATTCTTGAGTTTCCCCACATTTTAGGCCACTGATTCCTGATTGTTCTCCATAGACCTACCCCATAAGGGCTTCTAACTTGTTTAGTGATCCATAAGCCTTCCATTGTGTATCTGGAAACTATAGcattgtgagaaatataggaaaataatattattgattttttgttgtctacattattacattgagaccctatttatagatgctataatacaatcctttaccaagtaggatactatttagtattcctatttctattttcattcctattctaataggattgtataaacctactcctattctaatagaattgtataaacctattcttattctaataggattgtataaacttattcctattctaacactccccctcaagctagtgcatacaattcgtgtacctagcttgttacaaatgtaattaacacgAGGACTGATGAGGGGCTTggtgagatatctgcaagttgatcactcgacctcacaaaattgacaatcaatctcaatgtgcttggtCTTATCATGAAttactgaatttgatgcataatgccaATAAAACACAGTGATGAAATTATAATGttggaacttcccaaaccaagcttgcaaagactgtttcagaccatagagtgacttatgtaatcaacatacaaggctactaaactcccctgagcaacaaaattaggtggttgctccatatagacttcttcacaaTGCAACGGTTGTTGcaagtgctcaaaatctagtataaagtatatggattatgttggaatcaatagacgAGTTCATATTAGACAAGAAAGTCACCGAAAAGTTGGTTGGAACATGCTCATATGCCGAAGTATTAGATTATTGGTtaaaagtggtcacaatctaagaaataaaattatatgggtagggtcagAATGATGGCAAGACCCAActggaaaataaaatttacataggAAAGGTCGGATTGACGACACGATCgtattgaaaaagagaaataatatgggtaggattggaatgatggcacaaccctacaCAAATCAAATTTGAGGGGTCACCGGAAAGACGAATGGAACTACACAAATCAAATCTGAGGAGCCACCGAAAAGACGCACAGTGCTATGcaactcagatatgagaaagtagttcGGAAAAATCCACGatactacacaaattaaatatgaaaagtagtccgaagagatgcacggtgctacGCAAATAAGATATGCAAAAAAGGTAGTCACCAGAAGGATGGCTAGctactacacaaattaaatatgaaaaagtaatcACCAGAATGAttgcacggtgctacacaaattagatataagaaagtagtcacgTGAAAGATACATGgtgacccaacttttgctaacataatcattGGTCAGACGGGCAGCATATATGGGTGCCACCCGCCGGCAGCGGAAGCTCTTTGATTTTCTACCAAGAtcgtagaggctctgataccatgtgagaaatataggaaaataatattattgaattgttgttgtctacattattacattgagaccctatttatagatactataatacaatcctttaccaagtaggatactatttactattcctatttctatttctattcctattcctattctaataagattgtataaacctatacttattctaataggattgtataaacttattcctattctaacaaaCATCTTTCCACAAACCTTGTTCCCCTCAGACAAACCTCCATAGCCACTTCAATAAGAGACTTTGATTTTGTACTTTGAGTTTCTTTATGCCCATGCCCCCTTCCTTTTTACTGTTGGTCACAACTTCCCATTTCACCAAATGATGCTTCTTTTCCCCCTCTCCATTTCCTTGCCATAAAAAATTCATCCGGATGGAGTCTAGCTTCTCTAAGACATTCCCTGGCAGAGGAAATAAAGACATCATATAAGTTGGCATAACATCAAGCACACTATTAATTAGTATCAGTCTTCCACCCAAAGATAGGTATTGACTTCTCCAATTTACCAACTTTTTTTCACACTTTTCCACCATTGCATTCCATATGTTCCTTGACTTACTCATTGCCCTGAGAGGCATCCCTAGGTAGGTAGTAGGCAGTTCTCCTACTTTACCTCCTAGAATATCAGCCCGACTGTTAATGTCTGGAACTTCATTCACTGGGTAGATAAAACTTCTGTCCCAGTTTATGTGCAATCCATAAACAGCTTCAAACAAAACAAAGATGACCCTTAGATACTTCAGCTACTCTTTCTTTGCCCCACAGAACACTAAGGTGTCATCAGCATATTGCAGATGGGAGATATTTAAGCCCAGAATGTCACTGTCATTCATCCCAAACCCCTTGATCCTGTTATTTGACTGTGTTGTTTTCAACTATCACTCAATCCACCCATAGCGAGTATAAACAAGAAAGGGGAAATGGGGTCCCCCTGCCGTAGTCCTTTTTCAGAATGGAAAAAGCTAGAGGGAGTACCATTAATTAATACTGAGAATTTTACTGTACTCACACAGTATTTTAACCAGTTTATCCATCTATTTTCGAAACCCATCCTCACAAGTGTATTCCACAGAAAGTTCCAATTGAGGTGATCATATGCCTTCTCTATGTCCAACTTACATAGGACCCCAGGGACTTTATTTAAATTCCTCACATCCACACATTCATTAGCAATAAGTATGGCATCCATGATCTGCCTACCCTTAATGAAAGTCATTTGATGTTTTATCCACTAGCTTGGACATCACTTTCTTAAGTCTTTCTGTTAGTAGCTTGGAGATGATCTTATAGACACTGCTAATCAGGCTAATGAGCCTGAAATCCTTCAATTTTGTTGCACCCATTTTTTTGGGGATCAAAGCTATGAAAGTAGCATTAAAGCTTTTTCCAAAGTAGCCTTGACTATGGAAGTTCTAAATGGTTGCTGTCACATCCATCTTCACCACCTCCCAACACTGCATGAAAAATGCCATAGTGAAACCATCTGGGCCAAGAGCCTTATCTCCTGCACAAGCAAACACACATTTTTTGATCTCTTGTTCTCCAAACTGACTTTGCAACATTACATTATCTTCTTCATTCAAAGTAGCTTGATCTTTGGGGCTGAACTGAGGTCTCCAGTGTTCATTCTCTTTGTAGAGGTTTTGGTAGAAATCTATGATCTCCTCCCTGATCATTGCTGGTTCTGATACATTAGCTCCATTGATCAGAAGACTATCAATGTTGTTGTATCTCTTGTGGCAGTTAGCTGTTCTATGGaagaattttgtatttttcccCCTCTTTCAGCCATATAGCCCTGGATCTTTGCCTCCATGCCACTTCCTCCTTTTTTGCCACCTCCTCAAACTCTACTGTCAGAACAGCTCTCAGAAATGACTCATCATCAGACAAGCATCTATGAGCCTGGATCACATCTAAATCATAAAGCTGGATTAAAATGTTCTGTTTCTGTAGACCTAGATTGCCTTGAACAGTTCTGCTCCATTCTTTCAACTTCACTTTGAGGGATTTCAACTTGCAAGCTAGAATGTAGTCTAGTCTTCCCATAAAAATTTCTGAATCCCACCACCCCTTAATTCTCTCATTAAAATTCTCAATTTGCAACCACCAATTTTCGAATTTA
Proteins encoded in this window:
- the LOC125865849 gene encoding thioredoxin-like protein Clot, whose translation is MPLKVLDATVATFDGVFEKFRAESPKNKANFILFLADIDPSTNLSWCPDCVRAEPVIYKKLEASSDDIALLRAYVGDRPTWRTPQHPRRVDGRFNLKGVPTLIRWENDAIKGRLEDHEAHLDHKIGSLLNGS